The Setaria italica strain Yugu1 chromosome IX, Setaria_italica_v2.0, whole genome shotgun sequence genome has a window encoding:
- the LOC101760694 gene encoding divinyl chlorophyllide a 8-vinyl-reductase, chloroplastic, protein MSPTPPPPHTLPGSSQSIGRRLVHARAPGSSISTNTSAAAAMAALLLSSRLPTTTSSSSTTAASTRPAPRLLSFRKTSTTAAARRRGRGPLLASSAAAPAPVAQPFRALPASETTVLVTGATGYIGRYVVRELLRRGHRVLAVARARSGIRGRNSPEDVVADLAPAQVVFSDVTDPDVLLADLSAHGPVHAAVCCLASRGGGVQDSWRVDYRATLHTLQAARGLGAAHFVLLSAICVQKPLLEFQRAKLKFEEELAAEAARDPSFTYSIVRPTAFFKSLGGQVDIVKNGQPYVMFGDGKLCACKPISEEDLAAFIADCIYDEDNINKVLPIGGPGKALTPLEQGEMLFRLVGREPKFIKVPIQIMDAVIWVLDGLAKLFPGLEDAAEFGKIGRYYASESMLLLDPETGEYSDEKTPSYGKDTLEQFFERVLREGMAGQELGEQTIF, encoded by the coding sequence ATGTCCCcaacaccgccaccgccacacaCGCTGCCCGGCTCCTCCCAATCAatcggccgccgcctcgtccacgCCCGCGCTCCGGGCTCCAGCATTTCGACGAACACGTCCGCGGCCGCAGCCATGGCCGCGCTCCTCCTATCCTCCCGCCTCCCAAcgaccaccagcagcagcagcactacAGCGGCATCCACCCGCCCCGCTCCCCGCTTACTCTCCTTCCGCAaaacctccaccaccgccgccgctcgccgccgcggccggggcccgctcctcgcctcctccgcggcTGCGCCGGCCCCGGTGGCGCAGCCCTTCCGCGCGCTGCCGGCCTCCGAGACCACGGTCCTCGTCACGGGCGCCACGGGCTACATCGGCCGCTACGTGGTCCGGGAGCTCCTCCGCCGGGGCCACCGCGTGCTCGCCGTGGCGCGGGCCCGGAGCGGCATCCGCGGCCGCAACTCCCCCGAGGACGTCGTCGCGGACCTCGCCCCGGCCCAGGTCGTCTTCTCCGACGTCACCGACCCGGACGTCCTGCTCGCGGACCTCTCCGCGCACGGGCCCGTCCACGCCGCCGTCTGCTGCCTCGCcagccgtggcggcggcgtgcaggACTCGTGGCGCGTCGACTACCGCGCCACGCTGCACACGCTCCAGGCCGCGCGCGGGCTGGGGGCCGCCCACTTCGTGCTCCTCTCCGCCATCTGCGTCCAGAAGCCGCTCCTCGAGTTCCAGCGCGCCAAGCTCAAGTTCGAGGAGGAactcgccgccgaggccgcgcggGACCCCTCCTTCACCTACAGCATCGTGCGCCCCACGGCGTTCTTCAAGAGCCTCGGCGGCCAGGTCGACATCGTCAAGAACGGGCAGCCGTACGTCATGTTCGGCGACGGCAAGCTCTGCGCCTGCAAGCCCATCAGCGAGGAGGACCTCGCCGCGTTCATCGCCGACTGCATCTACGACGAGGACAATATCAACAAGGTGCTGCCCATTGGCGGGCCGGGGAAGGCGCTCACGCCGCTGGAGCAGGGGGAGATGCTGTTCCGGCTGGTCGGGCGCGAGCCCAAGTTCATCAAGGTGCCGATCCAGATTATGGACGCCGTCATCTGGGTGCTCGATGGATTGGCCAAGCTGTTCCCGGGGCTGGAGGACGCCGCCGAGTTCGGCAAGATTGGCAGGTACTATGCCTCGGAGAGCATGCTGTTGCTGGACCCGGAGACCGGGGAGTACAGCGACGAGAAGACGCCGAGCTATGGCAAGGACACGCTCGAGCAATTCTTCGAAAGAGTGTTACGGGAAGGGATGgcagggcaggagctcggcgagCAAACAATCTTCTAG